TACGTCTCTGTACAGTCTGTTTATCAGTATTCCCGTTATCTCTCCTGTCATTTGGTGGATCTTGCTGTTTTATTCTCCGTAGTCCAGAGACCTGTATTAAACTGTATTAAATTGTATAGATTGTGCAAAAAGCTGAATGTCGCATAGCAGAAGAGAAAAGCTATTCCTTACAGATGacaaagtgatttaaaatgtataaaagaaATTCAGAAACAAAGTTTAGGGgataaatgtaatattttgtttgtaattaCTATTTTTTGTTGGAAGAGGGCTACTGGATAAAGAATCATCTGTAATAAAGtaattttaatatttctttgctccatgttttttcattttgtgtgtgaggaGCATGACAAAGTATTTTAAGCTTAAAAACAAACTCAGGCCTAATATTTAGATTCTTtactctgtttgttttaaatgcctCAGGTATTCATAGTACAATTTCAAATTGATACCGtactaaatgtttgtttaaagcCCAGCCACCTCAAACCGCCTGTTAAATCTGCGTCACCTCTCTCTGCAGCGGGATTTCATaaagcacacagcagctgtgtttacGGAAAAATAACCAGCACGTTTAGATAAATGGTGATAAATCCAAAATGCTGATCTTGTTTAGGAGAAGAATTGTGGGAATccaacttgtttttgtttgtctttactgAAGATCACATGTCAGTTTGATCAATTTGACTAATTCGGCTCAGTGAaggaaaatatgtatttaaatatgcttttattctgaactACAAAGTGTTTGTGTCCAGCAGATGTCCACTGCCCTTATTTTGCTAATTATTTTTCCCAATTGTTGAAAGATCGTCCTTTCATCTCGAAAAATgacaaggaaaacacaaagtcGCTAAAATATCTCTGCAGAGCTTcatgtcttcctcctcagcgTGTGTAGGACCTCTTCCAGGTGAAGTTCCCTTCCTCTGCATCCACCCTACTCTGCTCAGGGCCCTGCAGTCTCAGTCTCCTCATCATGGTGGCTCTCCTCCTGCGAGGCGGAGCCGTGTTGCCGGTCCTGCTTCTCTGCCCAGCCTGGCCGTACTCTCCCAGCGGACCGCCCCAGCTCGCCttgtccctctcctcccctttcaGGAAATCAGCCACTACTCGGAAGTACTCCAGAACTGCGATATGACTCCAGTTaccatcctccacctcctcatttgtggtcctccctccctccagagTGAATCCACAGtgccctcctctgtctgtcaaaGCCAGGAGGAAATAAGGATTACTCTGGAAAAGGGGAAGGGGTAAAGTGGAGGCTGGCGGGAGGAGAGGGTCGTCTCGGCTGCAGATACAGAGCACAGGGACCGCCACCTCGTCTGCGTCTCTCAGTGGTTCGTTCCTCTCCCAGTAGCTGTCCCAGTCCTTGGCTGGGTAGGCCCTCTCGCCCAGCGCCCAGGCCACTGAGGGTGCCAGGCCCTGCGGGGAATGGGACCCTGAGCTCAGTTCAGGATTTTGAGAGCGTAGAGGAGGTGTGGCGGCTCTCTGCTGAAGCTGGGctgaagagcaggagagagttTCCTCAAAGTCTCTGAGGGAGGAACAGCTGAGGGCCCGATCCACATCCAGGACTCCTCTGAAGGAACTCGCATATCTAATGAAAGCGAAAAACGACAGACCATCTTATGATCTATGTTGCATTCACGTCATAAACACCATTAATACATTTTCCttttgctgtcatttctctCACCTGCTGAGCTGCGTTTTCAGGTGAAACAAAACCCCCCAGCGATACAGAAGAGGCGGGGCTGTTTCAAACCACAGCTGGCCGAGGAGCACAGGTGAGATGGCTGCAGCCGCTGTCAGGTGTGAGCTCGATCCAGACTCCCCCAAGTAGGAGAGAAGAATGCCCGAGCCTGAACCCTCACTCACTGCAACCAACACAGAGGATGGG
Above is a genomic segment from Chelmon rostratus isolate fCheRos1 chromosome 14, fCheRos1.pri, whole genome shotgun sequence containing:
- the LOC121617577 gene encoding protein ABHD15, translating into MTQQEDKYLRLPTRQRKHWTVCFNLMCSPMASFVWECLFCFLPSLLLLLLSLAFRWPRARCWTRLAVRAAGWRLWVIICLILELPLDRDTRALTEEAGSPGTDDLLGSGHASDGPRLICKATALAKYLIRHCGSLAGPRLASWPRGDPHLQTLSSMLCGQHGDTLQFTRDHLLLRDGGIVALDWAVGTRQGEAGGRKRWEGRKEHQSGGKALGCFTTTPPVLLVIPQSWGGMTPHLKTLCHQAMRQGFYVVVFHPRGTAGCPLTTARRTEFGDPADLEQAVAYVHSRHPSSVLVAVSEGSGSGILLSYLGESGSSSHLTAAAAISPVLLGQLWFETAPPLLYRWGVLFHLKTQLSRYASSFRGVLDVDRALSCSSLRDFEETLSCSSAQLQQRAATPPLRSQNPELSSGSHSPQGLAPSVAWALGERAYPAKDWDSYWERNEPLRDADEVAVPVLCICSRDDPLLPPASTLPLPLFQSNPYFLLALTDRGGHCGFTLEGGRTTNEEVEDGNWSHIAVLEYFRVVADFLKGEERDKASWGGPLGEYGQAGQRSRTGNTAPPRRRRATMMRRLRLQGPEQSRVDAEEGNFTWKRSYTR